A region from the Wansuia hejianensis genome encodes:
- a CDS encoding alpha/beta hydrolase, whose translation MRYIEEKISPRYPEGAKKDTYQPVLYGYLQDRSPQLIHSAKRMAVIVCPGGAYRFKSDREGEPIAMRFLAAGMQAFVLQYSVAPNQYPAALLELAEAVALVRTHAEEWDIDPEKIMICGFSAGGHLCASLGTLWKEPFIGEKLGRPEYLWKPDGMILCYPVISMAEFGHEECRKLLMGDQLSDEWSKFLSLQNRVTEDTVPAFIWSTQEDEEVPVENSLLFASALRRCHVTFELHIYEEGVHGLALCDATTEERKAQIVPDNAGWIRHAVRWLRRR comes from the coding sequence ATGCGTTATATAGAAGAAAAAATATCCCCCCGGTATCCGGAAGGGGCGAAAAAAGACACTTATCAACCGGTACTCTATGGATACCTGCAGGACAGGAGTCCCCAGCTGATACATTCTGCGAAGCGCATGGCAGTAATCGTCTGCCCGGGCGGGGCGTACCGGTTTAAATCTGACCGGGAGGGAGAACCTATCGCTATGCGGTTTCTGGCAGCAGGTATGCAGGCCTTTGTCCTGCAGTATTCTGTAGCTCCCAATCAGTATCCGGCGGCTCTTCTGGAGCTGGCTGAGGCAGTGGCTCTGGTCAGGACGCATGCGGAAGAATGGGACATCGATCCGGAGAAAATTATGATCTGCGGCTTTTCAGCGGGCGGACATCTCTGTGCGTCGCTGGGCACTCTTTGGAAGGAGCCGTTTATCGGAGAAAAACTTGGCCGGCCGGAGTATTTGTGGAAGCCTGATGGGATGATTCTGTGTTATCCGGTGATTTCCATGGCTGAATTCGGCCATGAAGAGTGTCGCAAGCTATTAATGGGAGATCAGCTTTCAGATGAATGGTCAAAATTCCTGTCCCTTCAGAACAGAGTGACGGAGGACACGGTGCCCGCGTTCATATGGAGCACCCAGGAGGACGAAGAGGTGCCGGTAGAGAATTCGCTGTTGTTTGCGTCGGCGCTGCGGAGATGTCATGTGACCTTTGAGCTTCATATTTATGAAGAGGGAGTACATGGCCTGGCACTCTGTGATGCCACTACAGAAGAGAGGAAAGCGCAGATAGTGCCTGATAACGCCGGCTGGATCCGCCATGCGGTGCGTTGGCTGCGCCGCAGATGA